A genomic stretch from Deinococcus metalli includes:
- a CDS encoding glycoside hydrolase family 76 protein → MKPKSWAVLLLISLTLAACSRLPEPDTVTRPQLSALATAANADTAMSSFVNVYWNPTKKYFYTNSDRQIHSHNPGPEGGLYTDYWWEAQLWETVMDAYERTGSATYRQMITDVYDGFFAAYPNWSDNAFNDDIGWWALGSIRAYELTGDVRYRTRAKEMFDFIYANGAYTSDYGGGIWWNRINFLTQKNVATNATAAIIAMRLKRALNDASYATKAQNLYGWVRSRLYDGNGKVYDNVSGSGNGTVATWEYTYNFGTFLGAALELYRDTGQTGYLTDAKAAADWATTRMTLDGTLLYEGEDDTPAFKMIFARNLNALRVLGNQPQYLGFLQKNATQAWNHRRTSDGIIGPDWTRTPDGSFIQSAAAAAGASILQLAPPDGFSGVVVGTGAYEVENARRNGINNENTASGYSGRGYLAGWNSDNTSVDIAVNVASAGTYRLDFRYAAGAGTAVRQLKVGGTAVGNLTFAGTGGWNTWNTVGTTATLAAGTNVVTVAYSAGAGSSNYLNLDRLNVASTAAFSTTLEAENGTRHSLNIESTNAGYTGSGYLAGWNAGGQWVDLPVTVPTAGTYTLTLRYAAAAGTASRYLYVNGAGVVDNQSFPGTSTWSDYRTVTVPGVNLNSGSNTISVIFDSGRGSSTYLNLDNVVVSQ, encoded by the coding sequence ATGAAACCGAAGTCCTGGGCTGTATTGCTCCTGATCTCGCTGACGCTGGCCGCGTGTAGCCGGCTGCCGGAACCTGATACCGTCACTCGCCCGCAGCTCTCGGCCCTGGCCACTGCCGCCAATGCCGACACTGCCATGAGCAGCTTCGTGAACGTGTACTGGAACCCGACGAAGAAGTACTTCTACACCAACAGTGACCGCCAGATCCACAGCCACAACCCCGGCCCGGAGGGCGGCCTGTACACCGACTACTGGTGGGAAGCCCAGCTCTGGGAGACCGTGATGGACGCCTACGAGCGCACCGGCTCGGCCACCTACCGGCAGATGATCACTGACGTCTACGACGGTTTCTTCGCCGCGTACCCGAACTGGTCGGACAACGCCTTCAACGACGACATCGGCTGGTGGGCACTAGGCAGCATTCGGGCCTATGAACTGACTGGCGACGTGCGCTACCGCACGCGGGCCAAGGAGATGTTCGATTTCATCTATGCCAATGGCGCATATACCAGCGACTACGGCGGCGGCATCTGGTGGAACCGCATCAACTTCCTGACCCAGAAAAACGTGGCCACCAACGCCACGGCGGCGATCATCGCCATGCGCCTGAAACGGGCCCTGAATGACGCGTCGTACGCCACCAAGGCCCAGAACCTGTACGGCTGGGTGCGCAGCCGACTGTACGATGGGAACGGCAAGGTCTACGACAACGTCTCGGGGAGCGGCAACGGCACGGTGGCGACGTGGGAGTACACCTACAACTTCGGCACCTTCCTGGGCGCCGCGCTGGAGCTGTACCGCGATACCGGCCAGACAGGCTACCTGACCGACGCCAAGGCCGCCGCCGACTGGGCCACCACACGCATGACCCTGGACGGCACCCTGCTCTATGAGGGCGAGGACGACACGCCGGCCTTCAAGATGATCTTCGCCCGCAACCTGAACGCGCTGCGCGTGCTGGGTAACCAGCCGCAGTACCTGGGCTTCTTGCAGAAAAACGCCACCCAGGCGTGGAACCACCGCCGCACGTCGGACGGGATCATCGGCCCCGACTGGACGCGCACGCCCGACGGCAGCTTCATTCAGAGCGCCGCGGCGGCGGCCGGGGCCTCGATCCTGCAACTGGCGCCGCCCGACGGCTTTTCCGGCGTGGTGGTCGGCACGGGCGCCTACGAGGTCGAGAACGCCCGCCGCAACGGCATCAACAACGAGAACACGGCGAGCGGCTACAGCGGACGCGGCTACCTGGCCGGCTGGAACAGCGACAACACCTCGGTGGACATCGCGGTCAACGTGGCCAGCGCCGGCACCTACCGGCTGGACTTCCGCTACGCCGCCGGGGCCGGCACTGCGGTGCGCCAACTCAAGGTGGGCGGCACGGCGGTTGGCAATCTGACCTTTGCAGGCACGGGCGGGTGGAACACCTGGAACACGGTCGGCACCACCGCCACCCTGGCGGCGGGCACGAACGTGGTCACGGTCGCCTACAGCGCGGGCGCGGGCAGCAGCAACTACCTCAACCTCGACCGGCTGAACGTGGCCAGCACCGCCGCCTTCTCGACCACGCTGGAGGCGGAAAACGGTACGCGCCACAGCCTGAATATAGAGAGCACGAACGCTGGCTACACCGGCAGCGGCTACCTGGCGGGCTGGAACGCTGGCGGCCAGTGGGTCGACCTGCCGGTCACGGTGCCCACGGCTGGCACCTACACCCTGACGCTGCGCTACGCCGCCGCTGCGGGCACGGCCAGCCGCTACCTGTACGTCAACGGGGCCGGCGTGGTGGACAACCAGTCCTTCCCCGGTACGAGCACGTGGAGCGACTACCGCACCGTCACCGTGCCGGGCGTCAATCTGAACAGCGGCAGCAACACCATCTCGGTCATCTTCGACAGCGGCCGCGGCAGCAGCACCTACCTCAACCTCGACAACGTCGTGGTGAGCCAGTGA
- a CDS encoding carbohydrate ABC transporter permease — MRNLKWTPWVIVRETLFYAMLVFVAAVMALPFYWMVVTSLKPDADIFSDPIRWWPQRVTFEHYVQAFTVVPFARYFWNSTVMALLGVVANLILGSLAGYAFARMRFRGREGLFRMKLASLLIPGVVTLIPTFIILRSFPLIGGNDVLGHGGHGLLNTYWAIVLPGAAGAFAVFFMRQFFRTLPDDLMDAARVDGASEWRTFWNIYLPLCGPALATLGIFTFQAGWNVFLWALIVFNDPKMSTVQMGLQSFSFNHQTDYGPLMAASVVVSLPVLIVFLFAQRYFTQSISFTGVKG; from the coding sequence ATGCGCAACCTCAAATGGACACCATGGGTCATCGTCCGGGAAACGCTGTTCTACGCCATGCTCGTGTTTGTTGCCGCCGTGATGGCCCTGCCCTTCTACTGGATGGTCGTCACGTCCCTGAAACCGGATGCGGACATCTTCAGCGACCCCATCCGCTGGTGGCCGCAGCGCGTGACCTTCGAGCACTACGTGCAGGCCTTCACGGTCGTGCCCTTCGCGCGCTACTTCTGGAACTCTACGGTCATGGCCCTGCTCGGCGTCGTGGCGAACCTCATCCTGGGCAGCCTGGCCGGGTACGCCTTCGCGCGCATGCGCTTCCGCGGCCGTGAGGGCCTGTTCCGGATGAAACTCGCGTCGCTGCTGATCCCCGGCGTGGTCACCCTGATCCCGACCTTCATCATCCTGCGGTCGTTCCCCCTCATCGGCGGGAACGACGTGCTCGGGCACGGTGGCCACGGGCTGCTGAACACCTACTGGGCCATCGTGTTGCCGGGCGCGGCGGGCGCGTTTGCCGTGTTCTTCATGCGCCAGTTCTTCCGCACCCTGCCTGACGACCTGATGGACGCCGCGCGGGTGGACGGCGCCAGCGAGTGGCGGACCTTCTGGAACATCTACCTGCCGCTGTGCGGCCCGGCGCTGGCGACCCTGGGCATCTTCACCTTCCAGGCCGGCTGGAACGTCTTTCTGTGGGCGCTGATCGTGTTCAACGACCCGAAGATGTCCACCGTGCAGATGGGCCTGCAGTCGTTCAGCTTCAACCACCAGACCGACTACGGCCCCTTGATGGCCGCCAGCGTCGTGGTGTCGCTCCCCGTGCTGATCGTGTTCCTGTTCGCCCAGCGCTATTTCACGCAGTCCATCTCGTTCACCGGGGTCAAGGGCTGA
- a CDS encoding carbohydrate ABC transporter permease, protein MLHSSSAAPTRAAGPPARRSRLLRHEARMAYVFITPAMALFLVFTLLPAVIAFFLSFTDYDILTPIRWVGLANYQRLLTDELFRRGVLNVGFYALLYVPLMIALSLSLGLALNRRRPGMALFRTLFYLPAVTSSIAAATVWSWMFQKDYGVVNQALGTVGIAGPNWLASSDTAMYAIVIVTLWQGLGSNIIIYLAGLSGVPGYLYEAAALDGASPLQQFRYITLPALRTTTFFVVFMSLIGAFQLFDQAYVMTQGGPGYATTTAVYQIYSNGFTQLRMGYASAQAFVLAVAILCVSLLSMRLNRDSGLG, encoded by the coding sequence ATGCTGCACAGTTCATCCGCCGCGCCCACCCGCGCGGCTGGGCCTCCTGCCCGCCGGTCCCGGCTGCTGCGCCACGAGGCGCGCATGGCCTACGTCTTCATCACCCCGGCCATGGCGCTGTTTCTGGTGTTCACGCTGCTGCCGGCCGTGATCGCGTTTTTCCTGAGCTTCACCGACTACGACATCCTCACCCCGATCCGCTGGGTGGGGCTGGCCAACTACCAGCGCCTGCTGACCGACGAGCTGTTCCGCCGCGGCGTGCTGAACGTCGGCTTCTATGCGCTGCTGTACGTTCCGCTGATGATCGCGCTGTCGCTGTCACTCGGCCTGGCCCTGAACCGCCGGCGTCCCGGCATGGCGCTGTTCCGCACGCTGTTCTATCTGCCGGCCGTCACCTCCAGCATCGCGGCGGCGACCGTGTGGAGCTGGATGTTCCAGAAGGACTACGGCGTCGTGAACCAGGCGCTGGGCACCGTCGGCATCGCCGGACCCAACTGGCTGGCCAGCAGTGACACCGCCATGTACGCCATCGTGATCGTCACGCTGTGGCAGGGCCTGGGCAGCAACATCATCATCTACCTCGCCGGCCTGAGCGGCGTGCCGGGCTACCTGTACGAGGCGGCGGCGCTCGACGGGGCCAGCCCGCTCCAGCAGTTCCGGTACATCACGCTGCCAGCCCTGCGCACCACCACCTTCTTCGTGGTGTTCATGTCGCTGATCGGCGCATTCCAGCTCTTCGATCAGGCGTACGTGATGACCCAGGGCGGGCCGGGCTACGCCACCACGACTGCCGTGTACCAGATCTATTCCAACGGCTTCACGCAGCTGCGCATGGGCTATGCCAGCGCCCAGGCCTTCGTGCTGGCCGTGGCGATCCTGTGCGTGTCGCTGCTCAGCATGCGCCTGAACCGCGATTCGGGCCTGGGCTGA
- a CDS encoding GntR family transcriptional regulator, translating to MTTHLYERIVASMLDDLRAGRLRPGDRVPSEHVLAQTFEVSRITSRRALDVLAQASVLERAQGRGTFVVHDLPDLERVGAALGMNPEPASVVAAPANTRSGLVGLVLPDFNDSYGLHLLYAIEQRCAQQGLDLILKRTYGGQGNEERAITTLMRRGVDGLIIFPVHGEHYNPVLLKAVLGDFPVVLIDRYLRGISAPAVVTDNHAAAAALTTYLINQGHRDIAFVSPPVENTSTLEERFEGWSTALAGHGLLRRPELILSNLLSTLPTPSQAHNIAADQSLLEAFVHSVRATAFVCVEYSLALELMATLTRLNRRIPQDVSVACFDAPRAPLPLDGGLPPFTHIQQNETGMGHTAVEMILARLGGQTLASVTHVPFTLIEGRSTAAPGA from the coding sequence GTGACCACGCACCTGTACGAGCGCATCGTCGCCAGCATGCTCGACGATCTCCGGGCGGGCCGGCTGCGTCCCGGCGACCGGGTGCCCTCGGAACATGTGCTGGCACAGACCTTCGAGGTCAGCCGGATCACGTCGCGCCGCGCGCTGGATGTGCTGGCGCAGGCCAGCGTCCTCGAACGTGCGCAGGGCCGCGGCACCTTCGTCGTGCACGATCTGCCGGATCTCGAGCGGGTCGGGGCAGCGCTGGGCATGAATCCCGAACCGGCGAGCGTGGTGGCCGCGCCTGCCAACACCCGCTCGGGTCTGGTCGGGCTGGTGCTGCCGGACTTCAACGACAGCTACGGCCTGCACCTGCTGTACGCCATCGAGCAGCGCTGCGCCCAGCAGGGCCTCGACCTGATCCTCAAGAGGACCTACGGCGGGCAGGGCAACGAGGAGCGCGCCATCACGACCCTCATGCGCCGCGGGGTGGACGGCCTGATTATCTTTCCGGTCCACGGCGAGCACTACAATCCCGTGCTGCTCAAGGCGGTGCTCGGCGATTTCCCGGTGGTGCTGATCGACCGCTACCTGCGCGGCATCTCCGCCCCGGCGGTCGTGACGGACAACCACGCGGCGGCGGCGGCCCTCACGACCTACCTGATCAACCAGGGGCACCGGGACATCGCGTTCGTGTCACCGCCGGTCGAGAACACCTCCACCCTGGAGGAACGCTTCGAGGGCTGGAGCACGGCGCTCGCCGGTCACGGGTTGCTGCGGCGCCCGGAGCTCATTCTCAGTAACCTGCTCTCCACCCTTCCCACGCCGTCCCAGGCGCACAACATCGCCGCCGACCAGAGCCTGCTGGAAGCCTTCGTACACAGCGTCCGTGCCACCGCCTTCGTCTGCGTGGAGTACAGCCTCGCGCTGGAGCTGATGGCCACCCTGACGCGCCTGAACCGGCGTATCCCCCAGGACGTTTCGGTGGCGTGCTTCGACGCGCCGCGCGCGCCGTTGCCGCTGGACGGTGGCCTGCCGCCCTTCACGCACATCCAGCAGAACGAGACGGGGATGGGCCACACGGCCGTGGAGATGATCCTCGCCCGCCTCGGTGGCCAGACACTGGCGAGCGTCACCCACGTGCCCTTCACGCTGATCGAGGGCCGCTCGACTGCCGCGCCCGGCGCCTGA
- a CDS encoding glycoside hydrolase family 76 protein, translated as MTTHDTPPTPTSADQAQAAFNALWTGYWNGDDGLFAIRRPLAPAGYDLAFDLFHYWWQAHALDALVDAFERDGRREHLEHAAHVLSAIVRVNGGLTNDYYDDMEWLALACLRAWDAGAGDAFREAALTLWADIQNGWNAAWGGGVAWRKSQLDYKNTPANAPAAILAARLYQRFGRPDDLAWAERISAWLDIHLVDPASGFVWDGINRLGDGAIDREWTFTYCQGVTVGAALELFTATGDDRHLARARRTALAAVQRWPQTLPDEGVGDAGLFKGILVRYLGALERVSPDADRRAWLRAQAHAAWRCRDPVTGLNGTSWTRRPGDAPLDLSTALSGVFVYETVAALDRADAARPPHGQTT; from the coding sequence ATGACCACGCACGACACTCCCCCCACACCCACGTCGGCCGATCAGGCCCAGGCGGCCTTCAACGCCCTGTGGACGGGGTACTGGAACGGGGACGATGGTCTGTTTGCCATCCGCCGGCCGCTCGCGCCGGCCGGGTACGACCTGGCGTTCGATCTCTTCCACTACTGGTGGCAGGCCCACGCACTCGACGCACTCGTGGACGCCTTCGAACGGGATGGCCGGCGCGAGCACCTGGAGCATGCCGCCCACGTGCTGTCGGCCATCGTCCGCGTCAACGGCGGTCTCACCAACGACTATTACGACGACATGGAGTGGCTGGCCCTGGCGTGTCTGCGCGCGTGGGACGCCGGCGCGGGCGACGCCTTCAGAGAAGCGGCACTGACGCTGTGGGCAGATATCCAGAACGGCTGGAACGCGGCGTGGGGGGGCGGCGTCGCGTGGCGCAAGTCACAGCTGGACTACAAGAACACCCCGGCCAACGCGCCGGCTGCGATCCTGGCCGCCCGGCTGTACCAGCGCTTCGGCCGGCCCGACGACCTCGCGTGGGCCGAGCGGATCTCTGCGTGGCTCGACATACATCTGGTCGATCCGGCGAGCGGCTTCGTGTGGGATGGCATCAACCGTCTAGGCGACGGCGCCATCGACCGGGAGTGGACGTTCACGTACTGCCAGGGCGTGACGGTCGGCGCCGCGCTGGAGCTGTTCACCGCCACCGGCGACGACCGTCACCTGGCCCGGGCCCGCCGCACGGCCCTCGCCGCGGTGCAGCGCTGGCCCCAGACGCTGCCGGACGAGGGCGTGGGCGACGCCGGACTGTTCAAGGGCATCCTCGTGCGCTACCTCGGTGCGCTGGAGCGTGTCAGCCCGGACGCCGACCGGCGCGCGTGGCTGCGTGCCCAGGCACACGCGGCGTGGCGCTGCCGTGACCCGGTGACGGGCCTGAACGGCACGTCGTGGACACGGCGTCCCGGTGACGCTCCCCTCGACCTGAGCACGGCGCTGTCCGGCGTCTTCGTGTACGAGACTGTGGCTGCACTGGACCGCGCCGACGCCGCGCGCCCGCCGCACGGGCAGACGACGTGA